Part of the Oncorhynchus keta strain PuntledgeMale-10-30-2019 chromosome 31, Oket_V2, whole genome shotgun sequence genome, agccatgaccagcctttcaaagcattttatgGCTACCGACGTGAATGCTATGGGGCAGTAGTCATTTTAGGGAGGTTACCTTTgtgtttttgggcacagggactatggtggtctgctttaaacatgtaggttttacagactcggtcagggagagtttgaaaatgccagtgaagacacttgccagttggtcagcacatgctctgagtacacgttctggtaatccgtctggccccacaCCCTTGTGAATGCTGTGgcctgtttaaagatcttacaTCAGCTATGTGggggtgctctcatgcatgctacAGTgttgaagccggtgactgaggtagTATACTCCTTCtttgccattggatgaatcccggaacatattccagtctgtgctagcaaaacagtcttgtagcatccgcgtcatatGATCACTTCTGTATTCAGCGAGTCACttgtacttcctgctttagtttttgcttgtaaacaggaatcaggaggatataattatagtcagatttgcccaatggagggtgagagagagctttgtacgcatctctatgtgtggagtaaatgtggtctagagtttttttccctctgattGCACatttgacatgctggtagaaaatAGGTGGAATGGATTTAACCCTTGTGTaatcttaacattctgtatacttacATTGTCCCAAGGGTAAAAAATGACTTGCCTTCACTTTacccctaaaataaagcagcttaattggattttaaaccccaaatctattttgcatgaagaaacaacctgtcattcatcaaactttgaatatctgggttttccctcATCACAATGCAGaaaagactgcatttaatcagtggacacgactcgtttttattacaacacacctgtcataattgttttctttactaaagtagaggaattttattatttgtattgctaaaggtactgcatatgtgtaaacattttttttaaatagcaagAGAGCACTTGTATAGCCTACGGAAGTggcagaaatgtgcagaaagtagttttgaatgcCTTTTATTGAAGGGAAGCAATAGCAATCTTGAACATTTTTGCCAACAGAGTtatatattcttatatactgtacaatgaggaatcCAACTCCAAAATACTAGTCTTCCATTTTTTTTACCAttgcccccacccacaaggtgtaaaacaacaataataaataagaataaaataagataatagatacaaaacaaaaacgtGAAGAAGATTAATCAATCCactctaattagcacatgtaggacagtataCAAGTGTATGTGcgcatggactttgcagatgtatttctcacatgtacAGCACATTAGTATTTGTttttacagtccttctttgggGGGTAGACgtggcatctcctcctcttgcctgccccagctgcagcctcaggtggatcaggacaagattcagccccttgaacagctttcacaagcgctgCAGTGGCTGCTGTGTGGGGAAGGTGCTCACTTCTTTGAATGTGGGtttacaagtgcctttcccagctgctccaggaacaccctcctcttgttccgcttatcaggcatccaggtagggttgatcttgttacatatcacaaaggcattgtatgaggacacatcaattATGTTATGGatgatggattctaatgaagTGAAGGATAAAGCCGATATTGTAGTTTTTTTTAACAAGTACGTCATATATGCTGGTTCAGTTTTTGATAATGGTGGGGCCCAGGCCTCTAACATAagctctgttacagtcaactatGATATAGGCCCTCATGTGAACCATTTTAACTTTGAGCCTGTTTCTTATAGTGAGGTCTATAAAGGCAATAGACACTAAAAAGTCTGCAGGTCCAGACAACCTGCACCCCTACCTCTTAAAGACAGCAGCTACTATTATTACTGAACCTGTGGCTCACATTTTCAACTTGAGTCTCTTGACCAATTCCATACCCAACATTTGGAAATCAGCTTATGTCCTCCCACTGCTAAAGGGTGGAGATCCCTCAGATCCTAATAACTATGGTCCTATCTCTAAACTCCTGGCCAAAGTCTATGAATCCCTAGTGAACTCACTGTTCAAAAGCATCTTAATTGAAAAGAACGTACTGAGCGGGGTTCAGTCTGGCTTTAGATCGGGGCAtagcaccacaactgcagctacGGCAGTGGCAAATAACATCATTAATGCACTTGATAAAAAGCAACACTGTGTGGCCAACATCTGTTTGGATTTATCAAAAGCATTTGATTCAGTTGACGATGAATTGTTGCTAGCTAGACTCTATCTAGACTCTGTCTTTCTGACAGAACAcaatgtgtatgtactgacaatCACAAGTTTAGCTTTCTTGAGATTAATAGAGGTGTGGCCCAGGGTTCCATTTTAGCTCCTGTGTTCTCAATTTTGATAAAATATTTGGTAATGAGATGCAACCAGCATAGTTACatctatatgcagatgataccGTTATATATTCATGTGCTCCTTCTCTGGTTCAGGCTGTTGAAGAGCTCCAAACTGTttttcagtcactgcaggcctCTATGGTCTCAAACTGGTCTTGAATGTACAAAAAACAAAATTCAAGACCTATACCAGAGCTAGAAGTCTTCCAGAGAACgttagcattgtcacatctggtgGCTTATCTGTTGAAAAAGTGTCatcctacaaatacctaggtgtttggTTGGATGACTAGTTGTCCTTTAAAGTTCATGTGGATAATTTTGTGACAAAGCATAAATTGAAATTGGGTTTTTATGTTTGTAATAAGGCTTGCTTCCCACTTATGGCTATAAAGAAGCTTGTTCAGGCCACTTTTCTCTCTGTAATTGATTATGGTGACTTGTTGTATATGCATGCAACCACCtccgtcttacagagactggactctgttatCATGCATGCTTGCGCTTTATTACAAATGCCAAGTCACTCACCCACCATTGCACCAAATGGTAGGTTGGACCTCACAAATGTAACTTTCTGTGCATATAAAGTATGTGTTCATCTACTAAACCCTTTTGGGTAAACTCCCTCTACCtttgtagtctggtctccttcaccaccagcagttaccatacccggtctgctcgGTGGTTGCTACTTAAAGTCCCCAGGACATTCACAGTATTAGGCAAGACTGCATTCTCTGCTTGTGCACCAGACGCATGGAAtaatctacaatccatgcttcatctagatatgttagtgtaACTGAATTAGTtaaaaatattgatgggagactctgttacagaggagtgtaaatgcttttttttgtttttttgactGGATCATGTTGTATCGTTGTATGTTTTAAttgtgtaatgtattgattggggcggcaggtaacctagtggttagagcgttggattagtaaccgaaaggttgcaagattgaatccctgagctgacaaggggaaaatctgtcgttctgcccctgaacaaggcagttaactgacTTTTCCAAGGCaatctttgaaaataagaatttgttcttaactgacttgcagagttaaataaaggttaaataaaatacaaaaaattgttgctgccttcttggccaggtctaACCTTGAAAAGGAGACACTGCGTCTCGatgggcttttcctggttaaataaaggttaaatttaaaaaatggaagatgaccaggggccagcgggcagtcatcctcctgcagctgtaaaTTCCAATCACCTTGTACTCtatctcaggcgagcaatacctcaagacttccttaatattagagattgtGCACCAGCTGCTATTGaaaaatagacacacaccaccacccctcgTCTTAGCGGAGGTAactgttctgtcttgccgatgcacggaaaacccagccaactgtatattatccgtgtcgttgttcagccacgactcggtgaaacacaagatattatAGTTTTAATGTGCCGTTGGTAGAATGGTCTCGAACgaagctcatccagtttattctctaGTGATTGCTcattggccaatagaacggatgtaAAGGTGGGGTTACTCACTTGCCgacgaattctcacaaggcacccggaTCTGTGCCTCCTGTATCTATGTCTTCATGCGAAttacagggatttgggcctggtctgggAGCAACAGTATACCCTTTGTGTCACCCATTAAATAAAAcgtctttgtccagttcgaggtgagtaatccctgttctgatatccagaaccTCTTTTCTGTCATAAGAAACGGTAGCAGAAACATTATTTACAAAATATGTTGCAAAGAACAACAcgattggttaggagcccgtaaaacggcagtcatcccctccggcgccattgtTCATCAGTGTCCATATTCCAGATactattccatttaacccataTAATTAAATGATGAACATTCTGTTTATTCATGGATACAGGGATACTCATGGGCGGGATATCAaaggtgcatgtaaacagctTATCCGGAATAAGACCTTAAGCGGGATATGAGCTAATATCCAGAAAACTTTGAACGTGGTCAATGACTCTAGGCCGAGGCTACAGAAACGTTATTTTTGCCCCTGTCCCGCCCCTCCTTTAGAGTGACTGAGCACTGAGCAGCAGCTTAAAGGAGGTCGACGAGTGGATCCCTCATGCACAGAAATCTCTGTGTTTTTTGTTGCGGCAGCAAGTCGAGTTCCAGAAAATCCAGAACCACATCCACTCCAATGAATCTATTCAATGGAATCACAAGTGCACTAGTCTCCTTTACTCATTCGGTCTAGGAGAGACATAAACATGGCACGGGAAGACGCACGTGAAGAAACCCACACTCCTTTTGTTATTAGCTGTGTAAAATAAACATTGCAGTCTTCCAGTCCATCTGTTGTGAGCCTGGAAGATTTGCAGCCCTACTGGATATCTGGGTATCGCCAGTTGGTGAGAGACAAAAAATGAATAATTAGTTAGATAGGGTTACATCTGTTTAGTCATGATGCGCAGttatttattgaactgcattgttggttaaagggcttgtaactaagcatttcacggtaaagtctacacatgttctattcggcgcatgtgacaaatgtgatttgatttgcagTAACTGCAATCACTAAGAGCaccatgcatgcatacacacacacacacacactactgcttACTAACAGCTTTCAGCTCTGTACGCTTTAATCAGTCAACACGTTTCAATGAAAGAGGGACTCATTGATTGGCCTGTCGGTCCACATCCACAATACAGAATGTTTACCAGTGATGTGATTTTAAGTCGGATTACGTGCCCATCATCACGTTTCACTCAAGATGGCATTTTGTTTTGAAAAATGTTTGTGTCGTCTCGTCGGAGCGGTAGCTCGTGCGAAAACAAGCAAACTGAGGTTTGGAACATAAGCTCCTACCTTAAGGATGGGGCTGAAGAGAGTACTGCTTTCGTATGCAAAGGCTGCACAGCTTGATGCAACTGGATGGCAACAACCACTCTAGCTGGAGTGGCCAACACAAAAGCCATTTTATGCTTGATCTGAAAAATGTGGTCGGAGGCTTCGTAGGGAGGGTGTGACGCAATTGTGGAGCATCTGGAGGCACGCAGAGGCCAAATCAAGCTCTGTTCCGCATGTCTGTGTGCCTCTCAAATGTTTTAACAATTCGAAGGGCtccatatagctccacattgacgtGATTGGTTGACTGTCCCTGAGGGCGAGAGTtcttgtataaacacaaactcactttctTGACAGcgtccttcacaacagctctgtgCTGCTCGGCAAAGCGCAAGAAGTATAAATGCCCTGACATCTGTTGAGACCATATCGCAGTAAATGCTCCATGTCCACTGCAGATGTCGGAGTGACCATGCAGCGCCTTTAATCCGCATGTTAACATTCAGTCACCTTTTGAGAGCGCCTCTAGCCTTTGAACACGTTGCTGGGAAAACAAGAGATGATGTGGCGTTCAGGGTCATCATGTGTCCTATAGAAAGGCTATGGTTATACTGTATATGGGGAAGCTTGAATTTATTGGATTGGACCTACCACCTAAATGCAGTATCTTACAGTGTGCAGCATATAGTCATTTGCTAGCAGCTGTATAATGTTGAAAGGATTCAGCTAGACTGAAGTGTGTTGTGCTATAGGCCGTGGCCTGGCCTTATAAGAAGCAGATTTTAAATGCCTTTCAAATGTTGCATCCAGCTTGAATATGGAGAGGAAAAGCAAATGTCAAATGCTTATGTACCTGCCTTATCTGGAGCTAAACCAGGCATTTACTTGGTTGCCACACCATTACAGAGTGGATTTAGCCAAAGATGTCAATGAGGTTAAATATGTCGATCTGACCTGAACTGTAGAGGAAAACTTCTCTCTTGCCTTAACAGACACCTCCCACCTGTCCCCATTCCCAAACAGCATATGTGTTTCTAtccacctcttctcatcccctTCACTCCATCAGCCAGTCGGGAGGAGACCAAGTGTGCCTTCGCTGATCCGTCCTTCGTGGTCTACTCATCCGTGGCCTCCTTCTACGTTCCGTTCATTGTGACCCTGCTGGTGTACGCCCAAATCTGTGTGGTGCTGCGGAGGCGGGGCCGACGCACTGTGCCCCGTAGACACGGCCTGCACCCACAGGGAGGAGGCAAGACGGGGGAGGGCCACAGGCACAGGAAGGTTCATGACTAGTCAATCAATCTATCAATCAACTAATCAGCCAGTCATCAATCAATTAACCCCATAAAACTGCCAGCCAATAAAGCTTGATTTTAGAAGACAGTAGGTCCAAAAGCAAGCATCTTTGACTTTCTATATCCCTCATTCttttctctcccttcatcctctcaGAATAAGTGTACCCACCCTGAGGATGTGAATCTGTGCACTCTGATCATGAGGCCCCCCACCAGCGCCCCCCAACGCAAGAAAGTGGTAAGTCGCTGAAACACTGTGAGCCACTGCACAGGGGAACTACTGTGACCATAAAGTTGGATTCCGAAATCTCCTATAACATGAGCCATAGATTTGAACTACAGTACATATCTCTACATCTCTCGTTGTTTCTCTGTCTCCATTTGTCTCTCCCTTACCATCTTTTCTTCCTGCCCCCCCCCCTATTAGACGTTAGTGAAGGAGGCGGTGGTGCACCCCCTGGATGAGGAACCTGTGGGGCGTGGTTTCCTGTCCCAGTTAGACCAGAGCCTCCCCCCACCTCACCCCCCTCCCGCCTCCGGACGAGCCACCAAGGTCTCTCTTTCCATCTCGGTGGCGCCCGCGCCCTTCCTGGCCCTGTCCCCTTCGGTGGCACCACGCTCCGCCCTCGTACCCCGCCGTGCCACCTTCGAGGACGGCGTGAGTGGCCGCGAGCGATGGAGGGAGCGAAATGcagacagggagaagggagcGAAGGAGAGGGTGAAAGGGACTCTGTCGCAGCAGAAGGAGAGGAAGGCGACCCAGATGCTGGCTATCGTGCTGGgtgagagaaacaggaggagacgaTGAGGGTGGTTGAATATAGTGTGTTTCAGCCAGTCCCAATTCACTCCTTCCCCCTTCCCCTAGGCCCTTCAATGTTTGATGATCTgaagggaaggggcagagagtgAATTGAGACTGAATAAGTCGTCATTAAGTCGTCACCCTTTAATTCTCCTCACTCCTCTGTAAGGTGTGTTCATCATCTGCTGGCTACCCTTCTTCCTGACCCACGTGCTGAAGGCCCACTGTGCCAGCTGCTGTATCTCCCCCTTCCTGTATAGTGCCGTCACCTGGCTGGGCTACCTCAACAGTGCCGTCAACCCCGTCATCTACACCACCTTCAACATCGAGTTCCGTAAGGCCTTCATCAAGATCCTAAACTGCTGAGtacagggaggaagaagaggaggggggagagtgtTTGAGTAGTGGAGAGAGGCAAAAAAAAGGTCATAGACTAGAAATGAAACTAAAGAAGTGAAAGAGAGTGGTGAAAACAAAGACAAggagggaatggaaggagagatagagggggatgtagagagaggcgACAGAgaagataaaaaaatatataatttaagaGGTCAAACAGAAGAGCAAGTGAATCAAATTTACAGAAATACCAAATCAAAAACAGCCTTGGGAATTTTAAAGAGATGTACACTTCTGTAAATATAAAACATAACCGGGTGGAGAGAGATATTCTGAAGGTTCTATGGGAAGAGATGGGATTCTCATGGGGTAGGGCACAATCAGTGGCAAAAGACTGTCCCACTACGTACGAGGATGACTGACTCACATATGTCAAAGCGTCTGCAGACGTTGTCCTGTTTTTACTCTGATACAGTTATTTACAGTTTGTAAATGACGTTACTTAAATTACAGAGGTAATCTTTTAAGGAGATACACAATCAATCTGCACCATCAAGCGCAATTTTTCTCCAATAGCAGTCTTGTTGTGTCGTCCCAGTGTAAACAAGCCTATAagagatgtattatattaagAACATGATGATGTTGGTGAAGATATGATGCCATGGTGATATGATGAGCGACTAATCAAGGTTTGTTCATGaagtatatgtatatattgttgTTTAGAGTTTGTTAATGTGAGCTCTGCTCTAAATATCTGTATTACTGTTATTGTACAGATACATGTAATAAATTATATTCTACTCATGTTGTTGCTAGTCTATTTGAAGTTTGCTGTGGGTTAGGGTCAAGTCGAATTGAAGTCAGTCAATTCTGGAAATAAAGATATTTTACAATTGAATAATAACTTAGAGAAAAgttgtattttcaatgacgacttATTCAGCTGAGGAGAAGCTATTTCAAAAGTCTAGCCGTTTTTGTATTTTAAATtcaaatcacttcctgaattgactaaaTTCAATTccaattgaccccaaccctgctgtACTGGTCAAACAATAGACAGAATTTGACTAATTGGTTTTCAAAACTGAATTTGCTCTCTATGTTGATCTTTGGCTCTTCTCACCACTTTAACCTAACCCCCTCTGGTGGTGAAGCAGTGTGGATGCTCCCTATGCTTGTCTGCCAACACCGAACGGTCTGCTACAGTAACGTGAGAGGTCAAACAAATGCTGCTGATGTGAGAcagaactcacacacacagtgatagtCGGTCAGTGTAAGTCATGGTTAGGTCACTGACTGCGTTTGTGCGTGCCCCCCCCCATTGATAACTCCTATCCCATCAATAAACATACACAAACTGCCCCATACAAATCATGTGTTTTTGTCATACTGTATGCAAACTAACCTAGGAAATCATATAAAAATGAGAAGCCCTTCAAATACGAATGGATTTATTGTATATTTAAAACATAAGTATGTTTGTTTTCATTCAGTatactgtgtatgtgtctgtgcacCTCTGTAACTAAGTATATACGAGTGTGAATGACTCAGCGGTACAGTATACATTACCCTCTGTTAAACTCTGACCCTGGCTCACAATTATTCACGTGCATATTTCATGATCCCCGATGACAAGAGTGCATAGATCTGTTACAGCCCTACCTTGTTCAGGACTGCTCACACCTATctacagaggagagaaagatggtgTAACTCATGAGGGGAGGGATGATGGGGGGGTGAGATAATGAATTGATTAGGAAAGGAACAAGGTTGGGTACGGAAGGAGGAGTGCTGGTAGAAGAAGAGACAAAAGAGGAGCGGTCTGGCGAAAATAAACTGAAAAAGACCAAGCCTGGGATAGACAATGCATTTGACAGAATTGTTGCCACTATTTGAAGGATGTTTTTATTGTGACTTTGGAATTCCAACTTTGAGTGAAGGAGCAATAGATTAAGTTGAATAATCCCTGAAGAAGTAGAGACACAGCTCTCTATGGCTTGTATCTACACTCTTTTTTTGTAAACAAAATGTCCTTGCCTAATCTACAATGGGTGGTATTTGATTGATTTCCCAGCAAGCTTCTAATTCTTTATAGCTCTATTATAGCAATTATGCTCTTTCTTGTAATTTTCTATTTAACTCTCAATCATGCACACAATTCTGTCGATTCAGAACCGACAGCACAAAACTTCTGGAGGACAATGTGTATACAGATATGTTAATAAGTCCTGTGTGTGCTTCTAAGAACAGAGATTGTGTCAAGATGTAAACATTCACACTTAAAACACATTGTACAGGTTCTTATAAGCGTGTCTATATCTCTGCTGAAGGGCACCTGTCGTACCGCTGGTACCAATTCATCTGAGATAGGCCCAGAGCTCCACTCTGGTCTGCTCTCCTGCCCAGCCGCataccctctctgctcctccaccacCTGTCACACGCCTCCAACCCCTACAGCATCGGTCTGCTATCACCCCCCTCGCCCAACCACTCCTCACACCAACCTCTCAGAAAGTATAGATATGAAAGCCTCCATTTTCCTTCCACGTGCACAAAGTCCATGCAATGAGCCCCTTACCCCGTCCCTCGGAACCTGCCCCTCGGTTTCCCTCAATGTTGCCACTGGGGATGTACCAGTGGGGGTATTTCAGTTACCATCCTCTAAACTCTTTGCACTCATGGGGAATCCCACTTACCTTGGGAATGGgcataccaccaccacctcccaatGCCCATCAGACAGACACGACCCCAATACCTCGCCCCTCTGAGAGGAATCTAAAGGCCAAACAGCCCCGAACAGAAGCACGATTTGATCCCCCTACGTCCTCTGATGTACCCATGGAGGCCCAGACCCCAAAGGTAGTCCCCTCGCCCCCCCAACCCCCGGACTTGGCCTGCTCAGAGGACCCAAATTCAGAGACCTCctcgcccctccctccctgtaatTGCCCTCTGGAGGTCCCACAGAGGAAGCCATCTGAAGTGGATGAAGGATCTGTTGGGCTAGCACTCCCCAAAGACTGCCCTGATGAAGAGCCAGGTAGGCTTCTGTGCCGTATTGGAGAGAGACATGAATACACGGGCGTATTCATTACGGAAACTGTTTACCGTTTATAaaccaaacggaagcaaacagagcaaaacaagagtttctattggacaaattcaggtaggtcccttcCCGTTTTGTTCCATTTGCTTCCATTTAATCCAAATGTTACAAAGTTTTGCAACAGATTTGGAGTAATGAATATGCCCCAAGTCTTACTAGGCTTTTGGTCGATTATCTTGTGTTCGTGTCAAGTTGTGATTTATCTATGCTTTGCTTCCATAGGCACCTAAACAACTTGCACtgtaattatgttttttttcttcattttttcaTGTAGGTGAATGTACCCTTTAAGTGTCTGTACTTGAGCACCACAGTCCCCCTGGCTGTACCATGAACCTTTCCATGGTTGTATAATACACATTGTTGATTGCATAAATGTTCCAACTCATTCCTGGGCAAACATGAATGTTTGCAGACGTCAACCACACAGGGCCAGACATACGTCTTTGAAACATATTGTTCTTTTCCATGAAGGTTATGCGCATTCTTGTGAAAAGCACTTGAATGTTCAAGGTATCCAAAGGATGCAGCAGTTTATTCAAAATAATGGATCTTTTATTCTATTCCCTTCTTACTGTAGATCTTGAGCCCCCGCAGTGCACTGGCCCCTCACATCTGACAATGTTGACGACCTTCATCGCCGTCTTCATCCTTCTTTGCTATTGTAGGTAACTTCAATGACAATACAGTGCTTGTAGACCCGGGCTGTGTCTGAAAACATCACGAGACTTTTTCACTCAACTCCTCCCTGTTACGAtaaatgagtgatgaggtgtggagtcaggcgcagagagcaaaagatgtgggggAAAAACACactttaatgtcccggaaacataacatgaacaaaagtggaaccacaaatgaacagaaatataagcggacagcgtgaaacccaaatgcaaacaaaaatacactcaaacaacaaaacagacgaacaagcccgcatgaaacagaagcgggctgaacagactatatataaccctactctaacaaccaaacaagaaacaggtgctaccaattagacagaactaaaggaacacagaacaacggatcggcgatagctagtagaccggcgacgacgaccgccgagcgccacccgaacaagaaggggagtcaccttcggtaatattcgtgacactcTCAAAGCTCATTGGGGGAGGAGGTCCCTTGCATCCTCTCCTCCAATAAGCTTTGAGAAAGCAAGGATTTTTATGGCTAGTAACGTTTTCAGACACAATGTCATATCTTAATATATttacagtcatttagcagagactCTTATCCAGGCCGACATACAGGCACCATTAGGGTTACATTGACAGATTTTACGGGCACATCGATTGGTTTTTGACCTAGTCAggtcagggattcgaaccagcaatcTCTCAGTTCCTGGTCCAGCGCTCTTAGctgctaggctacctaccgcccaaGACAAGATGCATTTGACAGTGAAAAAGGATGCAAGCATTCAACAAACACCCATTTTACCTCGTCCTCGCTCACT contains:
- the LOC118364328 gene encoding D(2) dopamine receptor A-like — translated: MMTTFPNETEETGFSSLSPSYPPSPSLTPSISLTSNPSSSFAFSLSTSSSSLSNCSSSPSPSPPYNFYAVLLVLLIFCVVFGNMLVCVAVSRERALQTTTNYLIVSLAVSDLLLATLVMPWGVYLEVVGEWRFSLIHCDILLTLDVMMCTASILNLCAISIDRYTAVAMPMLYNTRYSSRRRVALMIAVVWFLSFAISCPLLFGLNNTASREETKCAFADPSFVVYSSVASFYVPFIVTLLVYAQICVVLRRRGRRTVPRRHGLHPQGGGKTGEGHRHRKNKCTHPEDVNLCTLIMRPPTSAPQRKKVTLVKEAVVHPLDEEPVGRGFLSQLDQSLPPPHPPPASGRATKVSLSISVAPAPFLALSPSVAPRSALVPRRATFEDGVSGRERWRERNADREKGAKERVKGTLSQQKERKATQMLAIVLGVFIICWLPFFLTHVLKAHCASCCISPFLYSAVTWLGYLNSAVNPVIYTTFNIEFRKAFIKILNC